One Campylobacter concisus DNA segment encodes these proteins:
- a CDS encoding HAD family hydrolase, whose product MKKTILFDLDGTLIDSTSAILKGFDAAFLAHDKKEPDHDALKSLVGYPLEIMFEKLGAKKNLIGEYVKEYKACYEKIYLDETVLLPHAMDALKEASTFADVGVVTTKTSKFSIILLEHLCVMKFIKTVVGRDDVVNPKPDPEPINLALKRLDKEKDNTFMIGDTIMDLKAAKAALITGVGLTCGYGKESDLRQFSEHIFANPHEAVSFIKEA is encoded by the coding sequence ATGAAAAAAACTATACTTTTTGACTTAGACGGCACACTTATAGACTCTACTTCTGCTATTTTAAAAGGTTTTGATGCGGCGTTTTTAGCTCACGACAAGAAAGAGCCTGATCATGATGCACTAAAATCTCTAGTAGGATATCCGCTTGAAATAATGTTTGAAAAACTTGGTGCCAAGAAGAATTTAATAGGTGAATATGTAAAAGAGTATAAAGCTTGCTACGAGAAGATCTATTTAGATGAGACCGTGCTTTTACCGCATGCTATGGATGCTTTAAAAGAAGCTAGCACATTTGCTGATGTTGGTGTTGTTACGACAAAGACATCAAAATTTTCTATCATTTTGTTAGAGCATTTATGTGTTATGAAATTTATAAAAACGGTTGTCGGACGAGATGATGTTGTTAATCCAAAACCAGATCCAGAACCTATAAATTTGGCTTTAAAGAGACTAGACAAAGAAAAAGATAATACCTTTATGATTGGCGATACCATCATGGATTTAAAGGCCGCCAAAGCTGCTCTTATAACGGGCGTTGGCCTTACGTGCGGATATGGTAAAGAGTCTGATTTAAGGCAGTTTAGCGAGCATATATTTGCAAATCCACATGAGGCTGTTAGCTTTATCAAAGAAGCTTAA
- a CDS encoding flagellar export protein FliJ: MKSKFTSVVRVKKQEMDKVEAKLVVARLNVRSAEEKIALLRAKLNEFSLPKSGNIGELRENLELINIARAELSACKESLEIAKKEVLHYEHKYKNANLEYEKMKYLEKEEFKKEIKRIQKAEALALDEFAVMKFAAKSEA, translated from the coding sequence ATGAAAAGTAAATTTACCTCCGTCGTCCGCGTCAAAAAGCAGGAGATGGATAAGGTAGAGGCTAAGCTCGTCGTTGCTAGGCTAAATGTAAGAAGTGCCGAAGAAAAAATAGCACTCTTAAGAGCCAAACTCAACGAGTTTAGCCTGCCAAAAAGTGGCAACATAGGCGAGCTAAGAGAAAATTTAGAGCTCATAAATATAGCAAGAGCCGAGCTAAGTGCCTGCAAAGAGAGCTTAGAGATAGCAAAAAAAGAGGTCTTGCACTACGAGCACAAATATAAAAATGCGAATTTAGAGTATGAAAAGATGAAATATCTAGAAAAAGAAGAATTTAAAAAAGAGATAAAACGCATACAAAAGGCTGAAGCGCTGGCTCTTGATGAGTTTGCAGTTATGAAATTTGCAGCCAAAAGCGAGGCGTGA
- the rpsI gene encoding 30S ribosomal protein S9 produces the protein MAKVYATGKRKTAVAKVWIKAGSGKIVVNGMDLNTWLGGHEAIKLKVIQPLLVTKQESLIDVVATTLGGGYSAQAEALRHGISRALADMDADFRAALKPKGLLTRDSRVVERKKFGRRKARRSPQFSKR, from the coding sequence ATGGCAAAAGTTTATGCAACTGGTAAAAGAAAAACTGCCGTAGCAAAGGTTTGGATAAAAGCTGGAAGCGGTAAAATCGTAGTAAATGGTATGGATCTTAACACTTGGCTTGGCGGTCACGAGGCTATCAAGCTTAAAGTTATTCAACCACTTTTAGTAACAAAACAAGAGAGTTTAATAGACGTAGTGGCTACAACTTTAGGTGGCGGTTATTCAGCACAAGCTGAGGCTTTAAGACATGGCATTTCACGTGCTTTAGCTGACATGGATGCTGATTTTAGAGCAGCTCTTAAACCAAAAGGCTTGCTAACTAGAGATTCTCGTGTTGTTGAACGTAAGAAATTTGGTAGAAGAAAGGCTAGAAGAAGCCCGCAATTCTCTAAACGTTAA
- a CDS encoding adenylosuccinate synthase: MRKADLVVGVQWGDEGKGKIVDMLGLNYDMICRSQGGHNAGHTIWVDGVRYALHLVPSGILHKNIINIIGNGVVVSPEVLITEMAQFDNLEGRLYISDKAHLNLSYHSQVDQAKERLKGEKAIGTTGKGIGPTYADKISRSGHRVGELLEPERLCDALMHDFETNKCVFDALGVKIPEENELLEELKRYKEVLAPFIANTTNLVWKALDEDKKVLLEGAQGTLLDIDHGTYPYVTSSNTISAGACTGLGLNPKEIGKVIGVIKAYTTRVGHGPFPTEDKGTNGDKMCEIGKEFGTTTGRRRRCGWFDAVSVKYASRLDGVDTYALMKLDVLDGFEVVKICKAYQYNGETIDYVPTDLENATPIYEELAGWDSVKGISRYDDLPANARAYIERIEELTGVKVGYISTSPERSDTIIR; this comes from the coding sequence ATGAGAAAGGCTGATTTAGTAGTTGGTGTTCAATGGGGTGATGAGGGCAAAGGCAAGATAGTTGATATGCTAGGACTAAACTATGACATGATTTGTCGCTCTCAAGGTGGCCACAACGCTGGTCATACGATCTGGGTCGATGGCGTAAGATACGCGCTCCACCTTGTCCCAAGCGGAATTTTGCACAAAAATATCATAAATATCATCGGCAACGGCGTCGTTGTCTCTCCAGAGGTGCTCATCACTGAGATGGCGCAATTTGACAACTTAGAGGGCAGACTTTATATAAGCGACAAAGCACACTTAAATTTAAGCTACCACAGCCAAGTCGATCAAGCAAAAGAGCGCTTAAAAGGCGAAAAAGCGATCGGAACGACTGGCAAAGGCATCGGACCAACATACGCAGACAAGATAAGCAGAAGCGGCCACAGAGTTGGCGAGCTACTTGAGCCAGAGCGCTTGTGTGATGCTTTGATGCATGACTTTGAAACAAATAAATGCGTATTTGACGCTCTTGGCGTAAAGATACCCGAAGAAAATGAGCTACTTGAAGAGCTAAAAAGATATAAAGAGGTGCTTGCTCCATTTATCGCAAACACTACAAATTTAGTTTGGAAAGCGCTTGATGAAGATAAAAAAGTCCTACTTGAAGGCGCTCAGGGCACACTTTTAGACATCGATCACGGCACATACCCTTATGTAACTAGCTCAAATACCATAAGTGCTGGTGCTTGCACAGGCCTTGGACTAAATCCAAAAGAGATAGGCAAAGTAATAGGCGTCATCAAAGCATATACAACTCGCGTAGGCCACGGACCTTTCCCAACTGAAGACAAGGGCACAAATGGCGATAAGATGTGCGAGATAGGTAAAGAATTTGGCACAACAACAGGCCGCCGCAGACGTTGTGGCTGGTTTGACGCAGTAAGCGTAAAATACGCTTCAAGGCTTGACGGCGTCGATACTTATGCACTTATGAAGCTTGACGTGCTTGATGGCTTTGAAGTGGTAAAAATTTGTAAAGCATATCAATATAACGGCGAAACTATCGACTACGTGCCAACAGATCTTGAAAATGCAACGCCTATTTATGAGGAGCTTGCAGGCTGGGATAGCGTAAAAGGCATCAGCCGATATGACGACCTGCCAGCAAACGCAAGAGCATATATCGAGCGTATCGAGGAGCTAACTGGCGTGAAGGTCGGCTATATCTCAACAAGCCCTGAAAGAAGCGATACGATCATTAGATGA
- a CDS encoding NAD(P)H-dependent oxidoreductase, with protein MNYLEILKFRHACKIFDESKKISAGEFDFILEAGRLSPSSTGLEQWDFLVVQNKELREKIKAVSWNQVQITSCSHLVVILAKIKEVKVGSSYIDKMIARRADKNIEAIAARQKFFLLSNFKNDDELTFQWSHEQCMIAATNMMNAAASLGIDSCPMEGFDRHALNEILGLDESEQRVAIVVPFGYRLNPQPEKYRRQRSEVVTWIY; from the coding sequence ATGAACTATCTTGAAATTTTAAAATTTCGTCACGCTTGCAAAATTTTTGATGAGAGCAAAAAGATCAGCGCTGGCGAGTTTGACTTTATACTAGAGGCTGGCAGACTAAGCCCAAGCTCGACTGGCCTTGAGCAGTGGGACTTTTTGGTCGTGCAAAATAAAGAGCTTAGAGAGAAGATAAAAGCTGTTTCGTGGAACCAAGTGCAAATCACCTCTTGCTCGCATTTGGTTGTCATTTTAGCAAAGATCAAAGAGGTAAAAGTTGGTAGTAGCTATATCGATAAAATGATCGCTAGAAGAGCCGACAAAAATATTGAAGCTATCGCTGCGAGGCAGAAATTTTTTCTACTATCAAATTTCAAAAATGACGACGAGCTAACCTTTCAGTGGTCGCACGAGCAGTGCATGATAGCTGCGACAAATATGATGAACGCAGCCGCTAGCCTTGGCATAGATAGCTGCCCGATGGAAGGCTTTGACAGACACGCTTTAAATGAAATTTTAGGTCTTGATGAGAGCGAGCAAAGAGTGGCTATCGTAGTGCCATTTGGCTACCGCTTAAACCCACAGCCTGAAAAATACCGCAGACAAAGATCTGAAGTAGTTACTTGGATCTACTAA
- a CDS encoding NAD(P)/FAD-dependent oxidoreductase, with protein MYKFSGDVLFTHRGISGPVILNASLFWQKGRICINFLPKFSEKNLVNGKKQLSSVLPLPKRFVLEFLRNFGLKDRAFYEFSDDEKSIIKRLFAYEFAPAGTFGFERAEVTKGGIKTEFLDKNLECKSVKGLYFIGEVLDITGMLGGYNLHLAFASALKVASALKNS; from the coding sequence TTGTATAAATTTAGTGGCGATGTGCTTTTTACGCACAGAGGTATAAGTGGTCCAGTGATACTAAATGCCTCACTCTTTTGGCAGAAGGGTCGAATTTGCATAAATTTTTTGCCTAAATTTAGTGAGAAAAATTTAGTAAATGGCAAAAAGCAACTTAGCTCGGTTTTGCCTTTGCCAAAGAGATTTGTGCTGGAGTTTTTAAGAAATTTTGGCTTAAAAGATAGAGCGTTTTACGAATTTAGCGACGATGAAAAGAGCATCATAAAAAGGCTTTTTGCTTATGAATTTGCCCCAGCTGGGACATTTGGCTTTGAAAGGGCAGAAGTTACAAAAGGCGGTATAAAAACAGAGTTTTTAGATAAAAATTTAGAGTGCAAAAGCGTAAAGGGGCTTTATTTTATAGGAGAAGTCTTAGATATCACTGGTATGCTTGGTGGATACAACCTGCATCTAGCCTTTGCAAGTGCTTTAAAGGTAGCTAGCGCTTTAAAAAATAGCTAA
- a CDS encoding diguanylate cyclase domain-containing protein — MQKNSAKPILQIFKRFYVKIALLLFAFIFLALFVIFAGINDIKYEISTLNLITKNNITNAFSDVKDNISTKARLIANGIEPFYENTIISKFYAAFYVIAKDNSLLYERKFDSALELHDYDIAWFSDIKEGEFRLSDRFYKNRRFKDIYIAYGLKNGNKILVQLSHNLLKNRVDTSYNKNFGAYVFLVDKDGNLSRDEFYKKFIKEDFNKYISQGGEFKSDKIIFMLKDMNFYKISYLEEQKLFVITGSSRQLQIFIQLVLVVLSFFCFVAFSILWLRDNSYIKDKILSPFTRIALFATDKSKPTDEDFDVKEFIMLNNSIKKLYEDRDKAYETAQSYESRFGYVFEKSFLKIVVFDAYTGVITDISNALLEKLGYKKNDVADLNIKELLEDESKNLTEDRKNAINNNLSYEAKLRRKNGEIIDVLVTQSSFELENTRLNFILIKDITQEKMTQRNDDIIKSYIFLSPNVIAIASAKEPFLIIQSTNNVERIFNIQSQSLINLEDIIASEDFDSFKAAVLASKKAFLQASFKNEELNFIANMTNAYGKKIPFKIKAKFIDADEQKVIYSFTDLSDMLKLQERFEKQSKENKALLWASEANVFTWDKRSDMLNISDELSKVLGTQSTLNFEQAKSVFVDEFDSFYSFFESIRDTQTYIKDIKLYSIDKEILHFRLRAKALEYDEFGEVSLIKGTLKDLSLEDSFFVCQDLLAKIFSFSKEEVILLDEELKVIDANDTFFESAGSKDSVYLKDITFIKQGLSDIKHQIIDTINSGGSWSGKVWSENNKNKSKLEVIEILPLIDASEKRTGYIMLAMLANNEAQNEKYLEFIAYHDPLTKLPNRFLLYNKLNSLIQKNEQKIAVIYLDIDDFKGINDNFGHQIGDKFLVAISEKIGAMFNGKNIFARIGGDEFVGVINYENLGEVYEIAQNMLRLASDEVKIDELKLKASASIGIALADSELGADDVLQRADWAMYQAKISGKNRSYTFDAKKDVYFKSQYEDGSKILKALDAGEMFLEFQPEISFSTGETLSFEALIRWRKDGEIIYPSDFLPLIRTSSASSNIALFTIKEALLARKMWLENGISAKVRVNLSVKKLFTQEFWHKFKAIFDEDKSLDPTGLIIDVIDAATATNLEVLEIYVRKYKELGIYFSLDDFASYSSSIEALGMLKTNRFNIDNKFCKHIFSSKEALESINMIRFVADKFGLNATIKNIDDKRTLEFLLGLGFDKFQGNIFSLALLAKDAASFKFERPNLHIKDYKNSENFELFKGLVVLKELANEVIANLNQDDKLAQSLKQKIEDEIKNIGKYNQEIFINLSKLASSGDSGELYNLAVSIIKECDINLGFSKEIRVE, encoded by the coding sequence ATGCAAAAAAATAGCGCTAAACCAATTTTGCAGATTTTTAAGAGGTTCTATGTAAAGATAGCACTACTTCTTTTTGCCTTCATCTTTCTTGCACTCTTTGTCATATTTGCTGGCATAAACGACATAAAATATGAAATTTCAACGCTAAATTTAATCACTAAAAACAATATCACCAACGCATTTTCAGATGTAAAAGATAACATCTCCACAAAGGCAAGACTCATTGCAAACGGCATAGAGCCGTTTTATGAAAATACTATTATAAGTAAATTCTACGCCGCTTTTTACGTGATAGCAAAAGATAACTCTTTGCTTTACGAGCGTAAATTTGACAGTGCTTTAGAACTACACGACTACGATATCGCATGGTTTTCAGATATCAAAGAGGGCGAGTTTAGGCTCTCTGATAGATTTTATAAAAATAGACGCTTTAAAGATATCTACATAGCTTATGGGCTAAAAAATGGCAATAAAATTCTTGTTCAACTAAGTCACAATCTTTTAAAAAACAGAGTCGATACAAGTTATAACAAAAATTTTGGCGCATACGTCTTTTTGGTTGATAAAGACGGCAACCTCTCAAGAGATGAGTTTTATAAAAAATTTATAAAAGAGGACTTTAATAAATACATCTCACAAGGTGGCGAGTTTAAAAGTGACAAGATCATTTTTATGCTAAAGGATATGAATTTTTACAAAATCAGCTACCTAGAAGAGCAAAAGCTATTTGTCATAACAGGCTCTAGCAGGCAGCTTCAGATCTTTATCCAGCTAGTTCTAGTCGTGCTTTCGTTCTTCTGCTTTGTAGCATTTAGCATACTTTGGCTACGCGACAACTCATATATAAAAGACAAAATTCTCTCTCCATTTACCAGGATCGCTCTTTTTGCGACAGATAAAAGCAAGCCAACTGATGAGGACTTTGACGTAAAAGAATTTATCATGCTAAATAACAGCATCAAAAAACTCTACGAAGATAGAGATAAAGCTTACGAGACAGCACAAAGCTACGAGAGTAGATTTGGCTATGTCTTTGAAAAGAGCTTTTTAAAGATCGTGGTCTTTGACGCTTATACTGGCGTCATCACAGACATTAGCAACGCTCTTTTAGAAAAACTAGGCTACAAAAAAAATGACGTAGCGGATCTAAATATAAAAGAACTTCTTGAAGATGAGTCTAAGAATTTAACAGAAGATAGAAAAAACGCTATCAATAATAATCTATCATACGAGGCTAAGCTAAGGCGTAAAAACGGTGAAATAATCGATGTTTTAGTAACCCAAAGTAGCTTTGAGCTAGAAAACACAAGGCTAAATTTCATACTTATAAAGGATATCACTCAAGAAAAGATGACGCAAAGAAATGACGATATCATCAAAAGCTACATCTTTTTATCGCCAAATGTTATCGCTATCGCTTCAGCAAAAGAGCCATTTTTGATCATCCAAAGCACAAACAATGTCGAGAGAATTTTTAATATCCAAAGCCAAAGTCTCATAAATTTAGAAGATATCATCGCAAGCGAAGACTTTGATAGCTTTAAAGCTGCCGTGCTAGCAAGCAAAAAAGCCTTTTTGCAAGCAAGCTTTAAAAATGAAGAGCTAAATTTCATAGCAAATATGACAAACGCTTATGGCAAGAAAATTCCATTTAAGATAAAGGCTAAATTTATCGATGCAGACGAGCAAAAGGTCATCTACTCATTTACCGATCTTAGCGATATGCTAAAGCTTCAAGAGAGATTTGAAAAACAAAGCAAAGAGAACAAGGCGCTGCTTTGGGCGAGTGAAGCAAATGTCTTTACTTGGGATAAAAGAAGCGACATGCTTAATATCTCAGACGAGCTAAGCAAGGTTCTTGGCACGCAAAGCACTCTAAATTTCGAGCAGGCAAAGTCGGTCTTTGTCGATGAATTTGATAGTTTTTATAGCTTTTTTGAGAGTATAAGAGACACTCAAACATACATTAAAGATATCAAACTTTATAGCATAGATAAAGAAATTCTACACTTTAGACTAAGAGCAAAAGCACTTGAATACGATGAATTTGGCGAAGTAAGCTTGATAAAAGGCACACTAAAAGACCTTAGCCTAGAAGATAGCTTCTTTGTCTGTCAAGACCTGCTTGCAAAAATTTTCTCATTTAGCAAAGAAGAAGTCATCTTGCTTGATGAGGAGCTAAAGGTCATTGATGCAAATGATACATTTTTTGAAAGTGCTGGCTCAAAAGATAGTGTATATCTAAAAGATATCACCTTTATAAAGCAAGGCTTAAGCGATATAAAGCACCAGATCATAGATACTATAAACAGCGGTGGCTCATGGAGTGGTAAGGTTTGGAGTGAAAATAATAAAAATAAGAGCAAGCTTGAAGTCATAGAAATTTTACCACTTATCGATGCGAGCGAGAAAAGAACTGGCTACATCATGCTCGCAATGCTTGCAAATAACGAAGCTCAAAATGAGAAATATCTAGAATTTATCGCATATCACGATCCGCTCACAAAGCTACCAAATAGATTTTTACTCTACAACAAGCTAAATTCTCTCATACAAAAAAATGAACAAAAAATAGCCGTTATCTACCTTGATATAGATGATTTTAAGGGTATAAATGACAACTTTGGTCACCAAATAGGCGATAAATTTTTAGTAGCTATCTCTGAAAAGATAGGCGCTATGTTTAATGGCAAAAATATCTTTGCAAGAATAGGCGGAGATGAGTTTGTAGGCGTTATAAACTACGAAAATTTAGGTGAAGTCTATGAGATAGCGCAAAATATGCTAAGGCTAGCTTCAGATGAAGTAAAGATAGATGAGCTAAAACTAAAAGCAAGCGCTAGCATAGGCATAGCCTTGGCTGATAGTGAGCTTGGGGCCGATGATGTGCTACAAAGAGCCGACTGGGCGATGTATCAAGCCAAGATAAGTGGCAAAAACAGAAGCTATACATTTGATGCGAAAAAAGATGTCTATTTTAAGAGCCAATACGAAGATGGCTCAAAAATTTTAAAAGCGCTTGACGCTGGCGAGATGTTTTTAGAATTTCAGCCAGAGATCAGCTTTAGCACGGGCGAGACTTTAAGTTTTGAAGCGCTGATTAGATGGAGAAAAGATGGCGAGATCATCTACCCAAGCGACTTTTTACCACTTATAAGGACAAGTAGCGCATCTAGCAATATCGCTTTATTTACGATAAAAGAGGCGCTTTTAGCTAGAAAGATGTGGCTAGAAAATGGCATAAGCGCAAAGGTTCGCGTAAATTTAAGCGTTAAAAAGCTCTTTACGCAGGAGTTTTGGCATAAATTTAAAGCGATATTTGATGAGGATAAAAGCCTTGATCCAACTGGGCTTATCATCGACGTTATCGACGCTGCAACGGCTACAAATTTAGAAGTTTTAGAAATTTATGTTAGAAAGTATAAAGAGCTTGGCATATACTTCTCGCTTGATGACTTTGCATCATACTCAAGCTCGATCGAAGCTCTTGGCATGCTAAAAACAAATCGCTTCAACATAGATAATAAATTTTGCAAACATATCTTCAGCTCAAAAGAGGCGCTTGAGAGCATAAATATGATAAGGTTTGTGGCTGATAAATTTGGACTAAATGCGACTATAAAAAATATCGATGATAAAAGAACGCTTGAGTTTTTGCTTGGTCTTGGATTTGATAAATTTCAAGGCAACATTTTCTCATTGGCACTTTTGGCAAAAGATGCTGCTTCATTTAAATTTGAAAGACCTAATCTACACATAAAAGACTATAAAAATAGTGAAAATTTCGAGCTTTTTAAAGGCTTAGTCGTGCTAAAAGAGCTTGCAAATGAAGTGATAGCAAATTTAAATCAAGACGACAAACTAGCACAAAGCCTAAAGCAAAAAATAGAAGATGAGATAAAAAATATAGGTAAATATAATCAAGAAATTTTCATAAATTTAAGCAAACTAGCAAGCAGTGGTGACAGCGGCGAACTCTATAATCTAGCCGTGTCCATCATCAAAGAGTGCGATATAAATTTAGGTTTTAGTAAGGAGATAAGAGTTGAGTGA
- a CDS encoding MotE family protein, with protein MRAVLLFFIVINFAFCFEVPVDCTQIFEARKEEISKELEVIDEQRQALEVFRASSAAAYEENNKKLAKKEADLNATMKVIEQKRKEIDEVVAKNEKILKELRTMTTDKVNESYAKMKDGAAAEVLSQMPRSNAATILYALDAKKISTIMAKMDPKVASEITALLQKGPPFVDEKGDMPAPAGSINMQ; from the coding sequence ATGAGAGCTGTTTTACTCTTTTTTATAGTTATAAATTTTGCATTTTGCTTTGAAGTGCCGGTTGATTGCACTCAGATCTTTGAAGCTAGAAAAGAGGAAATTTCAAAGGAGCTTGAGGTCATCGACGAGCAGCGCCAAGCCCTAGAGGTCTTTCGAGCAAGCTCGGCTGCAGCTTATGAAGAAAACAACAAAAAGCTCGCCAAAAAAGAGGCTGATCTAAATGCGACGATGAAAGTGATCGAGCAAAAACGCAAAGAGATTGACGAAGTTGTCGCTAAAAATGAAAAAATTTTAAAAGAGCTTCGTACGATGACTACCGATAAAGTCAATGAATCCTATGCCAAAATGAAAGATGGTGCAGCAGCCGAAGTGCTCTCGCAAATGCCAAGATCAAATGCAGCCACCATACTTTATGCCCTTGATGCCAAAAAGATCTCAACCATAATGGCTAAGATGGATCCAAAGGTTGCCTCTGAGATCACAGCCCTACTTCAAAAAGGCCCTCCATTTGTAGATGAAAAAGGCGATATGCCCGCTCCAGCTGGAAGCATAAATATGCAGTAA
- a CDS encoding ATP phosphoribosyltransferase regulatory subunit, whose protein sequence is MSDVNVYEHEIPNGSKLYFAKSAKLKRKIEQKASEILEDEGFSEIVTPFFSYHQHLSVDATNLLRFSDSLNHEISLRADSTVDTVRIVLRRLKANEPRRWFYIQPVFRYPSQEIYQIGAELIGENDILKSINIVAKLFSELEIGACLQLSNMQIPRIICEILNLEIEIFENSWLEKILAQNVPWLSKLALLKDARELDEIVSLVPDKLKEALRNLQSVAKSLEYKNLRIVPLYYSKMRYYDSLFFRFLKDNTILASGGNYEIDGISSSGFAVYTDALIEEKINLRK, encoded by the coding sequence TTGAGTGATGTAAATGTTTATGAGCACGAGATCCCAAACGGAAGCAAACTTTACTTTGCAAAAAGTGCAAAACTAAAGAGAAAAATCGAGCAAAAAGCGAGTGAAATTTTAGAAGATGAAGGTTTTAGCGAGATCGTAACGCCGTTTTTTTCGTATCATCAACATCTAAGCGTGGATGCGACAAACCTTCTTCGCTTTAGCGACAGTCTAAACCACGAAATAAGCCTAAGGGCTGATAGCACGGTTGATACCGTTAGGATCGTGCTTAGAAGGCTTAAAGCAAATGAGCCAAGGAGATGGTTTTACATCCAACCAGTCTTTCGCTACCCAAGCCAAGAAATTTATCAAATAGGCGCTGAGCTTATCGGCGAAAACGACATTTTAAAGAGTATAAATATTGTCGCAAAGCTTTTTAGCGAGCTTGAGATCGGCGCTTGTTTGCAGCTTAGCAATATGCAAATCCCAAGGATAATTTGCGAAATTTTAAACTTAGAGATAGAAATTTTTGAAAATTCATGGCTAGAAAAGATCTTAGCCCAAAACGTGCCGTGGCTTAGCAAACTAGCCCTTTTAAAGGACGCTAGAGAGCTTGATGAGATAGTAAGTTTAGTCCCTGATAAGCTAAAAGAGGCGCTAAGAAATTTACAAAGTGTAGCCAAATCACTAGAATATAAAAATTTAAGAATAGTTCCGCTATATTACTCAAAAATGAGATATTATGATAGTTTATTTTTTAGATTTTTAAAAGATAACACCATCTTAGCAAGTGGTGGAAACTATGAAATAGACGGGATTTCAAGCAGCGGGTTCGCTGTTTATACTGATGCATTAATAGAAGAAAAAATTAATTTAAGGAAGTAA
- a CDS encoding OmpA family protein yields MKKIALAMVAATAVFASNAAYNYEITPTIGGVHPEGNLRVKDHNFVGIRAARNLEDFFFDQVELGVDYSQKLKERTGNVVRDGRALRYHANLVKNIVDFGPVSLYGLIGAGYEDVPAIFVKNEDGGFGQYGLGLRYQVTDRFALKAEARDAIKFEHADHNVFYSLGFGIGLDSKAAPVVAAAPVAAAPAAPAPVLDDDNDGVPNDIDQCPNTPAGVVVDERGCEKVIVLRDLDVNFAFDSYKVGPSYAAEIKKVADFMGEHPDYKVILAGHTDSVGAEAYNQKLSEKRAKAVAEVLAGYGVEKAKISTVGYGELKPIATNKTKEGRAQNRRVEATFNK; encoded by the coding sequence ATGAAAAAGATTGCTTTAGCTATGGTTGCCGCAACAGCGGTTTTCGCGTCTAACGCAGCATACAACTATGAGATCACTCCAACTATCGGTGGTGTTCATCCAGAAGGAAATCTACGTGTAAAAGACCACAATTTTGTTGGTATTAGAGCGGCTAGAAACCTTGAAGATTTCTTCTTTGATCAAGTTGAGCTTGGTGTTGATTACTCTCAAAAATTAAAAGAGAGAACAGGTAACGTTGTAAGAGATGGTAGAGCTCTTAGATACCACGCAAACCTTGTAAAAAATATCGTTGACTTTGGACCAGTTAGCCTATATGGTTTAATAGGTGCTGGTTATGAAGATGTTCCAGCTATCTTTGTTAAAAATGAAGATGGTGGCTTTGGTCAATATGGTCTTGGTTTAAGATACCAAGTAACTGATAGATTTGCTCTTAAAGCAGAGGCAAGAGACGCTATCAAATTTGAGCACGCTGACCACAATGTATTCTATTCACTAGGCTTTGGCATCGGTCTTGACTCAAAAGCAGCTCCAGTTGTAGCAGCAGCTCCAGTAGCAGCAGCTCCAGCAGCTCCAGCTCCAGTTCTTGACGATGACAACGATGGCGTGCCAAATGATATCGATCAATGCCCTAATACTCCAGCTGGTGTAGTCGTTGACGAAAGAGGATGCGAGAAAGTTATCGTTCTTAGAGATCTAGATGTTAACTTCGCATTTGATAGCTACAAAGTCGGACCAAGCTATGCAGCTGAGATCAAAAAAGTAGCTGACTTTATGGGCGAACACCCAGATTATAAAGTTATACTTGCTGGTCACACTGATAGCGTAGGTGCAGAAGCTTACAACCAAAAACTATCTGAGAAAAGAGCAAAAGCAGTGGCTGAGGTTCTTGCTGGTTACGGCGTAGAAAAAGCTAAAATTTCTACAGTTGGTTACGGCGAACTTAAACCAATCGCTACAAACAAAACTAAAGAAGGTCGCGCTCAAAACAGACGTGTTGAAGCTACTTTCAACAAATAA